In Methanothermobacter sp., the following are encoded in one genomic region:
- a CDS encoding DUF6544 family protein: protein MLKKMFEMEVEEELKNNTSLNERELPDQIRRHLALCSLPEDAENLLIRWGDSRIRRGERWMNMDMFQFNTPHTFRCVYLAGRFFGVPLEGLDLYSRCKGRMIIRALKFLEVADEHGPEMGRSALVTVLSEALLLPSLALSECIEWYALDDTTVEATIRNHGVEASGVFSFDDHGRFVRFQTEDRHCAEFNMEAHPWSVDVLSYREHDGFIYPRSAPQHGTFLMVTSGTSREALMRYTST from the coding sequence ATGCTTAAAAAGATGTTTGAGATGGAAGTTGAAGAAGAACTCAAAAATAATACCTCCCTGAATGAGAGGGAGCTACCCGACCAGATCAGAAGACACCTTGCCCTCTGCAGCCTCCCTGAAGACGCAGAAAACCTCCTGATAAGGTGGGGGGACTCAAGAATAAGGAGGGGTGAGAGGTGGATGAACATGGACATGTTCCAGTTCAACACCCCCCACACCTTCAGGTGCGTGTACCTGGCCGGCCGTTTTTTCGGGGTCCCCCTGGAGGGCCTTGACCTCTACTCCAGATGTAAGGGAAGAATGATCATCAGGGCCCTTAAATTCCTGGAGGTTGCAGATGAGCACGGACCTGAAATGGGCCGTTCAGCCCTTGTAACCGTACTCTCAGAGGCCCTCCTTCTTCCATCCCTTGCCCTATCAGAGTGCATTGAATGGTACGCCCTGGATGATACCACAGTTGAGGCCACCATAAGGAATCATGGCGTTGAGGCCAGTGGTGTCTTCAGCTTCGATGACCATGGAAGGTTTGTGAGGTTCCAGACAGAGGACCGGCACTGTGCAGAGTTCAACATGGAGGCACACCCCTGGAGTGTTGATGTTCTCTCCTACAGGGAACACGATGGGTTCATCTACCCCAGGAGTGCACCGCAACATGGCACCTTCCTGATGGTGACCTCAGGTACTTCCAGGGAAGCATTGATGAGGTACACCTCAACATAA
- a CDS encoding MTH938/NDUFAF3 family protein — translation MFSDCRFGLVKYRGREYTSDIVVHVDGTVTPRKKEISRRKHGTSHLMAEEELEELKTENPDCIIIGSGIYGALETEFKSAVVLPTCEAIERYNDEKRRGRRVAAIIHVTC, via the coding sequence ATGTTCTCAGACTGCCGCTTCGGACTTGTGAAGTACAGGGGGCGTGAATACACATCAGACATTGTAGTCCACGTCGATGGAACCGTAACCCCAAGGAAGAAGGAGATATCAAGGAGGAAGCATGGAACCTCACACCTCATGGCAGAGGAGGAACTAGAGGAACTTAAAACTGAAAACCCTGACTGTATAATCATAGGTTCAGGCATTTACGGTGCCCTTGAAACCGAATTCAAATCCGCTGTGGTGCTTCCAACATGTGAGGCTATAGAAAGGTACAATGATGAGAAGAGAAGGGGCAGAAGGGTTGCAGCCATAATCCACGTGACCTGCTAG
- a CDS encoding MarR family transcriptional regulator: MKDSREIVNEHAGSRDAMERYILVALFLIEQRWKYIVGREFLPENITPKQWLFLVILGNVFERPPSMQEMAEAMSTTHQNVKQLAVRLEEKGFIRIKPDRDRRILRLETTPRFHEFWSGRDEKDRAAVGSLFESLDDDEVEDLFRIFAKLEGASKRRYMEYRKRR, encoded by the coding sequence ATGAAGGATTCAAGAGAAATTGTAAATGAACACGCCGGTTCCCGGGATGCCATGGAGAGGTACATACTGGTGGCCCTCTTTCTCATTGAGCAGCGCTGGAAATATATAGTGGGACGGGAGTTTCTCCCAGAGAACATAACACCCAAACAGTGGCTTTTTCTTGTGATCCTCGGAAATGTCTTTGAAAGGCCCCCCTCAATGCAGGAGATGGCTGAGGCCATGAGTACCACGCACCAGAACGTCAAGCAACTCGCAGTACGCCTTGAGGAGAAGGGTTTCATAAGGATAAAACCGGACAGGGACAGGAGAATACTGCGCCTTGAGACAACCCCCAGATTCCATGAATTCTGGAGTGGAAGGGATGAAAAGGACAGGGCAGCTGTGGGGTCGCTCTTTGAATCACTGGACGATGATGAGGTGGAGGACCTCTTCAGGATATTCGCAAAGCTTGAAGGGGCCTCAAAACGAAGGTACATGGAATACCGTAAAAGAAGATGA
- a CDS encoding nitroreductase family protein translates to MKKLYPFIFRRKSTRRYSSPVSDDALHEIRDYLGGLESLLPSIPFEFRIIGENDVSTRMQKPAPHYIAAFSEGHMGRLNVGFMLQQMDLKLSSMGIGSCWQGIPRVKGHVKSDLEFIILLAFGVAAEPVHREPSEFKRKPLCEITDIRGMDDVLEAVRLAPSAVNNQPWYLRGGDGIVHAYCRVQNPVKRRLLGRWNPIDMGIALAHLKISLEHHGYGAEFRILDKTPEIKNYTYKGTYIYGD, encoded by the coding sequence ATGAAGAAACTCTACCCTTTCATTTTCAGGAGAAAATCCACGAGAAGGTATTCGTCGCCTGTATCAGACGATGCACTCCATGAGATCAGGGATTACCTTGGTGGACTTGAATCACTTCTTCCCTCCATTCCGTTTGAATTCAGGATAATAGGGGAGAATGATGTCAGTACCAGGATGCAGAAACCCGCCCCCCACTACATTGCGGCCTTCTCAGAGGGACACATGGGGCGGCTCAACGTGGGCTTCATGTTGCAGCAGATGGATCTGAAGCTCTCCTCCATGGGGATTGGAAGCTGCTGGCAGGGGATCCCCAGGGTTAAGGGACATGTGAAATCTGACCTTGAATTCATCATCCTGCTTGCCTTTGGGGTTGCAGCAGAACCGGTGCACAGGGAGCCATCAGAGTTCAAGAGGAAACCCCTCTGTGAAATAACAGACATTAGGGGAATGGATGATGTGCTTGAGGCTGTGCGCCTTGCACCATCCGCAGTTAACAACCAGCCCTGGTACCTGAGGGGTGGTGATGGGATTGTCCATGCATACTGCCGGGTCCAGAACCCTGTTAAAAGGCGCCTTCTTGGGAGGTGGAACCCCATCGATATGGGGATAGCACTGGCCCACCTCAAGATTTCACTTGAGCACCACGGCTACGGGGCTGAATTCAGAATCCTTGATAAAACGCCTGAAATTAAAAATTACACCTATAAAGGAACATACATCTATGGAGATTAA
- a CDS encoding TIGR04076 family protein: MLEIRVHEIRGNCPVYREGDRIIINDPEIDLERTDALCTHALSTILHYTTILERKWCPVELGLTVEGDDEHAYMQCVDPGEPYTDGGTVIFRVQRIE, encoded by the coding sequence ATGCTTGAGATACGAGTACATGAGATAAGGGGGAACTGCCCGGTATACAGGGAGGGTGACCGTATCATAATAAATGACCCTGAAATAGACCTTGAAAGAACCGATGCCCTGTGCACACATGCCCTATCAACGATACTGCACTACACAACCATCCTGGAGAGGAAATGGTGCCCCGTGGAGCTGGGACTCACAGTGGAGGGCGACGATGAGCACGCCTACATGCAGTGCGTTGACCCGGGTGAACCCTACACAGATGGGGGCACCGTCATATTCAGGGTGCAAAGGATTGAATGA
- a CDS encoding M48 family metallopeptidase codes for MNVRIRGTEISYEIIYRDVKNPRIELRFESIRLILPRDFRGKPEDLILSRKDWIERKLDEHEEMVRVASGFELQGRGEDEFRSLVLGFLDHYSGELGVTHGRVRFRRMRSRWGSCSSLGNLSFNTLLSYLPDELVEYVVLHELAHMLEMNHSRRFWGILEYYIPDWRERREMLRYYWVRLHLEGFAD; via the coding sequence ATGAATGTAAGAATCAGGGGTACAGAAATTAGCTATGAGATAATTTATAGGGATGTTAAGAACCCGAGAATAGAACTCAGATTCGAGAGTATCAGACTCATACTCCCCAGGGATTTCAGGGGAAAGCCAGAGGATCTCATCCTATCCAGAAAGGACTGGATTGAGAGAAAACTGGATGAACATGAGGAGATGGTGAGGGTTGCATCCGGCTTTGAACTCCAGGGGAGGGGTGAGGATGAGTTCAGGTCCCTTGTCCTGGGATTCCTTGACCATTATTCAGGGGAGCTTGGGGTGACGCATGGGAGGGTCAGGTTCAGGAGGATGAGGTCAAGGTGGGGTAGCTGCAGCTCCCTCGGTAACCTGAGCTTCAACACACTCCTCTCATACCTCCCTGATGAACTCGTGGAGTACGTGGTCCTCCATGAACTGGCACATATGCTTGAGATGAACCACAGCAGGAGGTTCTGGGGTATCCTTGAATATTACATTCCAGACTGGAGGGAGCGAAGGGAGATGCTGCGGTATTACTGGGTGCGGCTGCACCTTGAGGGGTTCGCCGACTAG
- a CDS encoding cobaltochelatase subunit CobN — protein sequence MIAAFFTVILQGSAVAAEIDGGEIKNPENLTDSEGRFTFTGVTDNNHVVWVDPLTVPAKYRINETLRLTLHPSSNASLRAGDVVLEASFINSTITGRLYADLNRNSVFDDRDEALSGVRVVDPPEIRFLIISWPTEAGQLLQPVKNIMQKHPEITVKVRNTDQAKLNLTETAQLIEWADLIYISNVQTVNGPNGPVPDLLMSMKNQGKLNGKIIAAYPNPYYCFPVARLTNINNTRFVDANGTELTDSQLQAIFESVSRAVPPKTPIMVLRELQAAYPAMASYLKFQEYKTSDTASPENREEGLMYLIALAFPGRGYTFREPVIVPKYALYRNGRLYYNFTDYEQFLVPGRPTVGITSWMALTWERGDLLMLDRLIGEMESRGINVIATIAQGNPVDGTPVINAMRSYFLDSQNRTRIQGLITLQSFKLGGATAAIAEKMVLDNSILVFRPLNVADTEETWYISDAGMDFTSITSQIVLPEFQGQILTMVTSSTRKSLDPLTGLEVEFYQPIDERVETFADRIAAWIKLRYTQNADKRVALIYYNYPPGKQNLAGASYLDGPSSILEILGLLRENGYTVRNVPAGVDELLTEMMNRGLNIANWAPGELERLANATILWDVERYMEWYSRLPELARKEIEEGPFGYIEALFKYSVNNPRLLDTLERWQKSLISTIDDMQISRASEARRHVLRAYSALKDILNGINRWNEFYSVKSAFLALRVPGLCGWGAPPGNIMTVEKNGRKYMVIPGMFYGNVFVAPQPQRGWEGDADKLYHSQIVPPHHQYLAFYAYLQMEFCADAMIHLGRHGTYEWLPRKESALSGADYPDICLGKVPSIYIYIMDGVGEVIHAKRRGLAVSISHLTPPMEATGVYGDIAALKTLIDQYHAATGDRSEEIKLIRERAAKLHLETVMDLNMDPDELVDRIDDYIRELEGTMMPLGLYVFGRDWNESQVTTMVRSMATVPRITVGNSTFISVIQALSGVNRGVDMIIKDFYGGKSLQAVISELQLALGRNLTATEITALNLTLNDVLNIRGSGARERQMLLRALGGGYIPPTAGGDPIRNPSAVPTGGNLYGEDPSLLPTQAAWIRGSKLADEALRSYNATPEQLGVVIWATETQNDKGATVAFILRLMGLEPIYGYGGSVMGVRATPLSQLNRSRVDVLMTTSGIFRETFPLLGVLLDRASRVALAASFNTLMAAINQETNDNRTKLISALNASVSSIQKAGLFIPGSDPLDKNPIARHWLSDVKALIKLGMKPEDAGIAAISRLFGPSLGNYGTRLPEAVQQDWTWDERLDLGKLYIDSMKYALSEDGWGVDLEEVLTMRLRDVEGVYHSRSTNLYGVLDVDHNFEFLGGFRLAVEAAGGRIPGMYIINQVNPSASRIETLGQFLYRELQSRYYNPRWIQAMMQSGYAGAREISNNFVANLWGWNVMSPETVSEWMWRETVDVYLKDRYGIGVREWLSRGKNSYALISMTGTMLTAIHRGYWNADDATRRLIATTWAEAIAENGVACCDCSCGNIAMMEWAMQYLNPDLLARVKEKLYAATKSSAFAPAGGSNPDVLSTPNPGEPDTGSSSAGRTPSSDRPDARPSDAAGVDSEVTSASQESPGAEAGKAYEVSRATASQSSSTGMPVYAIIGVIALVALVGVGYFLGTGRN from the coding sequence TTGATTGCAGCTTTTTTTACAGTGATTCTACAGGGATCAGCTGTAGCGGCAGAAATTGATGGAGGTGAAATTAAAAATCCAGAGAACCTCACAGACAGTGAGGGGCGATTCACATTCACTGGTGTCACTGATAATAACCATGTTGTGTGGGTGGACCCACTGACAGTACCGGCTAAGTATCGAATCAACGAAACACTGAGACTGACACTGCACCCATCATCAAATGCATCATTGAGGGCCGGAGATGTAGTACTTGAGGCATCCTTCATCAATTCAACCATAACAGGAAGGCTCTACGCTGACCTGAACAGGAACAGTGTCTTTGATGATAGGGATGAGGCACTCTCCGGTGTGAGGGTGGTTGACCCTCCGGAGATAAGATTCCTGATAATCTCATGGCCAACAGAGGCTGGGCAGCTCCTTCAACCGGTTAAGAACATAATGCAGAAGCACCCTGAGATCACAGTGAAGGTCAGAAACACCGACCAGGCAAAACTGAACCTTACAGAGACCGCACAGTTAATTGAATGGGCCGACCTCATATATATCAGCAACGTCCAGACCGTCAACGGCCCAAACGGGCCCGTCCCTGACCTCCTCATGTCAATGAAGAACCAGGGAAAACTCAACGGTAAAATAATAGCAGCCTACCCCAACCCATACTACTGCTTCCCGGTTGCAAGGCTTACAAACATAAACAACACACGATTCGTGGATGCAAACGGTACTGAACTCACTGACAGCCAGCTGCAGGCCATTTTCGAGTCAGTATCAAGGGCTGTACCCCCCAAGACACCAATCATGGTTCTAAGGGAACTCCAGGCAGCCTACCCGGCCATGGCATCCTATCTGAAGTTCCAGGAATACAAGACATCAGACACAGCATCCCCAGAAAACAGGGAGGAGGGCCTCATGTACCTCATAGCCCTGGCATTCCCGGGTAGGGGATACACATTCCGCGAACCAGTTATAGTGCCAAAGTATGCCCTCTACCGCAACGGAAGACTCTACTACAACTTCACAGACTACGAGCAGTTCCTGGTTCCAGGAAGACCAACGGTGGGTATAACATCATGGATGGCCCTCACATGGGAACGCGGGGACCTCCTGATGCTCGACAGACTCATAGGTGAAATGGAATCAAGGGGTATAAATGTTATAGCCACAATAGCCCAGGGAAACCCCGTTGACGGAACACCGGTCATAAATGCCATGAGAAGCTACTTCCTGGACTCACAGAACAGGACAAGAATTCAGGGCCTCATAACACTCCAGTCATTCAAACTGGGGGGTGCAACCGCAGCGATTGCCGAGAAAATGGTCCTTGATAACAGCATCCTTGTCTTCAGACCCCTCAATGTGGCTGACACCGAGGAAACCTGGTACATTTCTGACGCAGGAATGGACTTCACCAGCATAACAAGTCAGATAGTCCTGCCTGAATTCCAGGGTCAGATCCTCACAATGGTAACAAGTTCAACCAGAAAGTCACTGGATCCATTAACAGGACTTGAGGTTGAATTCTATCAGCCCATAGATGAGAGGGTCGAAACCTTTGCAGACAGGATTGCAGCCTGGATTAAACTCAGGTACACACAGAACGCGGATAAAAGGGTTGCGCTCATCTACTACAACTACCCTCCAGGGAAACAGAACCTTGCAGGTGCAAGTTACCTCGACGGACCATCCTCAATACTTGAGATACTGGGGCTCCTGAGGGAGAACGGTTACACTGTTAGGAATGTGCCTGCGGGAGTGGATGAACTCCTAACAGAGATGATGAACCGTGGCCTCAACATTGCAAACTGGGCTCCAGGGGAACTCGAGAGACTTGCCAATGCAACCATCCTCTGGGACGTGGAGAGGTACATGGAATGGTACAGCAGGCTCCCTGAACTTGCAAGAAAGGAGATAGAGGAGGGACCATTCGGGTACATCGAAGCCCTCTTTAAATACAGCGTTAACAACCCCAGACTACTGGATACACTGGAGAGGTGGCAGAAGTCACTGATCTCAACCATAGATGACATGCAGATCAGCAGGGCATCAGAGGCCAGGAGACATGTTTTAAGGGCTTACAGCGCCCTTAAGGACATCCTAAACGGCATTAACAGGTGGAACGAGTTCTACAGTGTAAAGTCAGCGTTCCTGGCACTCAGGGTCCCTGGGCTGTGTGGATGGGGCGCTCCTCCCGGAAACATCATGACCGTTGAGAAAAACGGCAGGAAATACATGGTGATACCCGGGATGTTCTATGGAAACGTCTTTGTGGCTCCACAGCCACAGCGCGGCTGGGAGGGCGATGCAGATAAACTCTACCACAGCCAGATAGTCCCGCCACACCACCAGTACCTGGCATTCTATGCATACCTTCAGATGGAATTCTGTGCCGATGCAATGATACACCTCGGAAGACACGGAACCTATGAATGGCTCCCCAGAAAGGAATCAGCCCTCTCAGGGGCAGACTACCCTGACATATGCCTTGGAAAAGTGCCAAGCATATACATCTACATCATGGATGGTGTCGGTGAGGTCATACATGCCAAGAGGAGGGGGCTGGCTGTGAGCATAAGTCATCTGACCCCACCAATGGAGGCAACGGGAGTCTACGGTGACATCGCGGCACTCAAAACCCTGATAGACCAGTACCATGCAGCAACAGGCGACAGGTCAGAGGAGATAAAACTGATAAGGGAGAGGGCAGCCAAACTCCACCTTGAGACAGTAATGGACCTCAACATGGACCCCGATGAACTGGTTGACAGGATAGACGACTACATAAGGGAACTTGAGGGTACAATGATGCCGTTGGGCCTCTACGTCTTTGGCAGGGACTGGAATGAGAGCCAGGTTACCACAATGGTCAGATCCATGGCAACAGTACCCAGGATAACCGTCGGTAACAGCACATTCATATCAGTGATACAGGCACTTTCAGGGGTGAACAGGGGAGTGGATATGATCATAAAGGATTTCTACGGCGGAAAATCACTTCAGGCGGTCATATCTGAACTTCAGCTGGCACTTGGAAGAAATCTAACAGCCACAGAGATAACGGCCCTCAACCTGACACTCAACGATGTCCTGAACATCAGGGGTTCAGGTGCAAGGGAGAGGCAGATGCTCCTCAGGGCCCTTGGGGGAGGATACATACCACCCACAGCAGGGGGAGACCCGATCAGAAACCCATCAGCAGTCCCAACAGGGGGGAACCTGTATGGTGAGGACCCATCACTCCTTCCAACACAGGCTGCATGGATCAGGGGATCAAAACTTGCAGATGAAGCCCTTAGATCATACAATGCAACCCCTGAACAGCTGGGTGTTGTCATATGGGCCACAGAAACCCAGAACGACAAGGGAGCAACAGTGGCATTCATCCTGAGGCTCATGGGACTCGAACCTATCTATGGATATGGGGGTTCTGTCATGGGTGTGAGGGCAACACCACTGTCACAGCTCAACAGGTCAAGGGTGGATGTCCTGATGACCACGTCCGGGATATTCAGGGAGACCTTCCCGCTTCTGGGAGTGCTCCTGGACCGCGCATCAAGGGTGGCACTTGCAGCATCCTTCAACACACTGATGGCAGCTATAAATCAGGAAACAAACGATAACAGGACGAAACTCATCTCTGCACTCAACGCCTCAGTTTCAAGTATCCAGAAAGCAGGTCTCTTCATTCCTGGCAGCGACCCACTTGATAAGAACCCCATTGCAAGGCACTGGCTCTCAGACGTTAAGGCGCTCATTAAACTTGGAATGAAACCTGAGGACGCTGGAATCGCCGCAATATCCAGGCTATTTGGACCATCCCTCGGTAACTATGGCACCAGGCTCCCTGAGGCTGTTCAGCAGGACTGGACGTGGGATGAAAGGCTGGACCTTGGAAAGCTCTACATTGACAGCATGAAGTATGCGCTGAGCGAGGATGGCTGGGGAGTGGACCTTGAAGAGGTCCTGACAATGAGGCTACGGGACGTTGAGGGCGTCTACCACTCAAGGTCAACGAATCTCTATGGAGTTCTGGACGTGGACCACAACTTCGAGTTCCTCGGCGGCTTCAGGCTTGCAGTGGAGGCTGCAGGCGGCAGGATTCCAGGGATGTACATAATAAACCAGGTGAACCCATCGGCTTCCAGAATAGAGACCCTTGGACAGTTCCTCTACAGGGAGCTCCAGTCCCGCTACTACAACCCCCGATGGATACAGGCGATGATGCAGAGCGGGTATGCAGGCGCAAGGGAGATCTCAAACAACTTCGTTGCCAACCTCTGGGGATGGAATGTTATGAGTCCTGAGACGGTTTCCGAGTGGATGTGGAGGGAAACTGTGGATGTCTACCTCAAGGACAGATATGGCATTGGTGTCAGGGAATGGCTTTCAAGGGGTAAGAACAGCTATGCACTCATAAGCATGACAGGTACCATGCTCACCGCAATACACCGCGGGTACTGGAATGCTGATGATGCCACAAGGCGCCTGATAGCCACCACATGGGCAGAGGCCATCGCAGAAAATGGTGTTGCCTGCTGTGACTGCAGCTGCGGCAACATTGCAATGATGGAGTGGGCCATGCAGTACCTCAACCCTGACCTCCTTGCAAGGGTTAAGGAGAAACTGTATGCGGCCACAAAGAGCTCAGCATTCGCCCCAGCAGGTGGATCCAACCCTGATGTCCTCTCAACCCCTAACCCGGGCGAGCCAGATACAGGGTCAAGTTCAGCCGGGCGAACCCCATCATCAGATAGGCCGGATGCAAGGCCCAGTGATGCTGCAGGCGTGGATTCTGAGGTTACCAGTGCCTCCCAGGAGTCACCTGGTGCTGAGGCCGGGAAGGCCTATGAGGTGAGCAGGGCAACTGCATCACAGAGTTCAAGCACCGGAATGCCAGTCTACGCCATAATCGGTGTTATAGCGCTGGTAGCCCTTGTTGGCGTCGGATACTTCCTTGGAACTGGAAGAAACTAA
- a CDS encoding carboxymuconolactone decarboxylase family protein, with protein sequence MRSGADKFLGESPEISEKFMKFRNAVMSEGKLTEREKMLIAVACAVAVRCDACTEKHATEALKIGIGEDELKEAAAVAALIRAGSAMNTASRIFLD encoded by the coding sequence ATGAGGTCAGGAGCAGATAAATTCCTTGGAGAATCACCGGAGATATCCGAAAAATTCATGAAATTCAGAAACGCCGTAATGTCTGAGGGTAAACTCACAGAGCGTGAAAAGATGCTGATAGCGGTCGCATGTGCCGTTGCAGTAAGGTGCGATGCCTGCACAGAGAAACACGCCACAGAGGCCCTGAAAATAGGAATAGGGGAGGATGAACTCAAAGAGGCAGCTGCGGTGGCAGCCCTGATCAGGGCGGGCTCTGCAATGAACACGGCCTCCAGGATATTTCTGGACTGA
- a CDS encoding MBL fold metallo-hydrolase RNA specificity domain-containing protein — translation MVDFKFYGGVDEIGGNRIEVSCNGDGIFLDFGMRFNIEKLYFDEFLQPRSFNGLGDLMELGALPRIRGVYREDQMRYLGMKFEEEPAVSGVLLSHPHLDHAGCLKYIRHDIPFYMTEESFLVLKAIEETSNGNHDLIQYNPRFHFVEKKRKLGNTSHKRDDDTRLNRPINLLKPYKTQYTSEFSITPAPVDHSVPGSCAYLIESEEAIVYTGDIRFKGRRDHESRKFVKKARKFSPNILITEGTRIDQDNSTFEEDIERRTAAIAAHHRGLVIVNYPIRDLDRFLTFYLAARNSDRTLAVSLKQAYIIKLFEDMGYLSLRDLAVYLPRRGWGLIGEDAYVCFDGEWIPAAELPEEYIVQDYRGWERQFLEADNIITYRDLQEEPGEYLFQCDYFDFKEFIDIKPEGAAYIKSKTEPFNEEMEIDAERESNWLRHFGIAQYRRFHSSGHAGRSDLVEMILDVEPEAIYPIHTRNREEFMMFKEEGIRVLDPVMKK, via the coding sequence ATGGTGGATTTCAAATTTTATGGTGGAGTTGATGAGATCGGTGGTAACAGGATAGAGGTATCCTGCAACGGTGATGGGATATTCCTTGACTTCGGGATGAGGTTCAACATTGAGAAACTCTACTTTGATGAGTTCCTGCAGCCAAGGAGCTTCAATGGTCTCGGTGACCTCATGGAGCTTGGGGCCCTCCCAAGGATAAGGGGGGTTTACCGTGAGGACCAGATGAGGTACCTTGGAATGAAGTTTGAGGAGGAGCCGGCGGTATCAGGGGTGCTTCTGAGCCACCCCCACCTTGACCATGCAGGATGCCTCAAGTACATACGCCACGATATACCATTCTATATGACGGAGGAGAGCTTTCTAGTCCTTAAGGCCATAGAAGAAACTTCAAATGGGAACCATGATCTCATTCAATACAACCCAAGGTTTCATTTCGTAGAAAAAAAGCGAAAATTAGGGAACACATCACATAAAAGAGACGATGATACCAGATTAAACAGGCCCATAAATCTTCTTAAACCCTATAAAACTCAGTACACGAGTGAATTTAGCATTACACCAGCACCAGTTGACCATTCGGTCCCAGGCTCCTGCGCGTACCTGATAGAATCAGAGGAGGCAATAGTATACACTGGGGACATCAGATTTAAGGGTCGAAGGGATCATGAATCCAGAAAATTCGTTAAAAAGGCAAGGAAGTTTTCCCCAAACATCCTCATAACAGAGGGGACAAGGATAGACCAGGATAATAGTACCTTCGAGGAGGATATTGAGAGGAGAACAGCAGCTATAGCTGCACACCACAGGGGACTTGTCATTGTCAATTACCCCATAAGAGACCTCGACAGGTTCCTGACATTTTATCTGGCCGCCAGGAACTCTGATAGAACACTTGCAGTGAGCCTGAAACAGGCCTACATCATTAAACTGTTTGAGGACATGGGCTACCTGTCTCTCAGGGATCTTGCGGTGTACCTTCCAAGGAGAGGGTGGGGACTTATCGGCGAAGATGCGTATGTCTGCTTTGATGGTGAATGGATACCTGCAGCTGAACTTCCTGAGGAATACATCGTTCAGGATTACAGGGGATGGGAAAGGCAATTCCTTGAAGCGGACAACATCATAACCTACAGGGACCTCCAGGAGGAACCCGGGGAGTACCTCTTCCAGTGCGACTACTTTGACTTCAAGGAGTTCATAGACATCAAACCCGAGGGCGCGGCCTACATCAAGTCCAAGACTGAACCCTTCAATGAGGAGATGGAGATCGATGCAGAGAGGGAGAGCAACTGGCTCAGGCACTTTGGCATAGCACAGTACAGGAGGTTCCACTCCTCAGGTCATGCAGGGAGATCTGACCTTGTGGAGATGATACTCGACGTGGAACCGGAGGCCATATACCCCATTCACACCAGGAACAGGGAGGAGTTCATGATGTTTAAGGAGGAGGGTATTAGGGTTCTTGATCCCGTAATGAAAAAATAG
- a CDS encoding metal-dependent transcriptional regulator, which translates to MELTRSMENYLETIYRIRKRGTVRTSDLSARLKVKPASVTQMLRKLHEMGLVVYHPYLGAELTDTGRELAEEVLRKHMLLECFFHEVLGMDIDSSYEEASRMKHELFTETEDALRRYLRNPSRCPHGIPIP; encoded by the coding sequence ATGGAACTTACAAGGAGCATGGAAAATTACCTTGAGACAATATACAGGATACGGAAAAGGGGTACTGTGAGAACATCGGATCTATCGGCACGCCTCAAGGTTAAACCGGCCAGTGTGACCCAGATGCTCAGGAAACTCCATGAAATGGGACTTGTGGTCTACCACCCATACCTCGGGGCTGAACTCACAGATACTGGCAGGGAACTTGCAGAGGAGGTCCTCAGAAAACATATGCTCCTGGAGTGCTTCTTCCATGAGGTCCTGGGGATGGACATAGACTCATCCTATGAGGAGGCCTCCCGGATGAAGCATGAACTCTTCACAGAGACAGAGGATGCACTCAGGAGGTACCTCAGGAACCCCTCAAGGTGCCCCCACGGGATACCCATACCCTGA